A section of the Dictyoglomus sp. genome encodes:
- a CDS encoding GNAT family N-acetyltransferase, translated as MEIRKLSSEDIDELSELWSQAFVLPINQVSSWIDEKSIQNCIGLFEKNKLVSALSIIPFDFYIRGNVLPLSGIGGVATFPEYRGKKYIHHLLSEALRISKEKGLIFSMLYPFSFEFYRTFGWELGGFQKKYIRRTSTFPKFDEIEKVRRIPLEDWKIIRRIYERFAINFTGPLKRTEERWGNLIFRGRDLTYLYIWEDGEPQGYLLYNIETVPIRRIVVKEMICLNISAYKGFLGLFSRQSTNIDEVQWVTPMEDFTPFILPNPRGECTIEPTFMIRIVDLEKALESFSFPENLYEILKIEVKDLYGVWNNGVWEIEVKDGKVKIEKGKDWNISLSINTLSQISSGILSPKIAFQLGLLEIKNYKDVEKFDKIFPIFPTFSWDYF; from the coding sequence ATGGAAATTAGAAAATTGTCCTCTGAGGATATAGATGAACTTTCTGAACTTTGGAGTCAAGCTTTTGTTTTACCTATAAATCAGGTAAGTTCTTGGATAGATGAAAAAAGTATTCAAAATTGTATAGGTTTATTTGAGAAAAATAAATTAGTTTCTGCTTTAAGTATTATTCCCTTTGATTTTTACATTAGAGGAAATGTACTTCCTCTTTCAGGGATTGGAGGTGTGGCTACTTTCCCAGAATATAGAGGGAAAAAATATATTCATCATCTCTTATCCGAGGCCTTAAGAATATCAAAGGAAAAGGGATTAATCTTTTCTATGTTATATCCTTTCTCTTTTGAATTTTATAGAACTTTTGGATGGGAATTAGGAGGGTTTCAGAAGAAGTATATTAGAAGAACTTCTACTTTTCCTAAATTTGATGAAATAGAAAAGGTAAGAAGAATTCCATTAGAAGATTGGAAAATAATAAGAAGAATTTATGAGAGATTTGCTATAAATTTCACAGGCCCTTTAAAAAGGACTGAAGAAAGATGGGGAAATCTAATTTTCAGAGGAAGGGATCTCACTTATCTTTATATATGGGAAGATGGTGAACCCCAAGGATACCTTTTATATAATATTGAAACAGTTCCAATAAGAAGAATAGTAGTTAAAGAAATGATATGCTTGAATATTTCTGCTTATAAAGGATTTTTAGGTTTATTTTCTCGTCAGTCTACGAATATTGATGAAGTTCAATGGGTTACTCCTATGGAGGATTTTACTCCCTTTATTTTGCCGAATCCAAGGGGAGAATGTACTATAGAACCTACATTTATGATAAGGATTGTAGATTTGGAAAAAGCATTGGAAAGTTTTTCTTTTCCAGAAAATCTCTATGAAATTTTAAAGATAGAAGTGAAGGATTTATATGGAGTATGGAATAATGGAGTATGGGAGATAGAAGTGAAGGATGGTAAAGTAAAGATAGAAAAAGGAAAAGATTGGAATATATCTTTAAGTATCAATACCTTATCCCAGATTTCATCGGGTATTTTATCTCCTAAAATAGCCTTTCAATTGGGACTTTTAGAGATAAAAAATTATAAAGATGTAGAAAAATTTGATAAGATCTTCCCAATTTTTCCAACCTTTTCTTGGGATTATTTTTGA
- a CDS encoding glycoside hydrolase family 18 protein, with translation MKNKRIVGYYPEWAVKNKYLSYLIEDIPWHLITHLNYAFAKVENGEISVVDKEIFWENIKSLKIYKEKFSVKVLISVGGWTLSGEFSDVAFSSENREIFAKSCIDFIREYNFDGIDIDWEFPVEGGLPTNKYRPEDKENFTLLLKTLRLYLNKAGIEDNRDYILSIAAPAGFREIENTEPNKYHFYLDYINLMTYDFHGSWDKITNHLAPLYGNPMDPDPVSREKLNCDYAVNKYLELGVPKEKINLGIPFYGRGWITEDEGINGLFAKVSGLPCGIFDDEDKPSGGNPFFFIKGVLENDKGFIKFRDEYSKVPWIWNPEKKIMYSYDDEESIKEKCDYVIRKGLGGIMFWEFTGDYPLKGYTLTSIIFEKMRGG, from the coding sequence ATGAAGAACAAGAGAATCGTTGGATATTATCCTGAGTGGGCTGTAAAAAATAAATATCTAAGTTATCTTATAGAAGATATTCCGTGGCATTTAATAACTCACTTAAATTATGCCTTTGCAAAAGTTGAAAATGGAGAAATATCAGTAGTAGATAAGGAAATATTTTGGGAAAATATAAAGAGCTTGAAAATTTATAAAGAGAAGTTCTCCGTAAAAGTATTAATATCTGTAGGAGGATGGACTCTATCAGGAGAATTTTCAGATGTTGCTTTTTCATCGGAAAATAGAGAAATTTTTGCAAAGAGTTGTATTGATTTTATTCGAGAATATAATTTTGATGGGATTGACATAGATTGGGAATTTCCAGTAGAAGGAGGACTTCCAACTAACAAATATCGTCCAGAAGACAAGGAAAATTTTACACTGTTGTTAAAAACCCTAAGATTGTATCTTAATAAGGCAGGAATAGAAGATAATAGAGATTACATCTTAAGTATTGCTGCTCCTGCAGGTTTTCGAGAGATTGAAAATACTGAACCTAATAAATATCACTTTTACTTAGACTATATAAACTTGATGACCTATGATTTTCATGGCTCATGGGATAAAATTACAAATCATCTTGCTCCTCTTTATGGAAATCCTATGGATCCTGATCCTGTAAGTAGAGAAAAATTAAATTGTGATTATGCAGTAAATAAATATTTAGAATTAGGAGTCCCAAAAGAAAAGATTAATTTAGGAATACCTTTTTATGGAAGAGGATGGATTACGGAAGATGAGGGGATAAACGGTTTGTTCGCTAAGGTTTCTGGCCTTCCTTGTGGGATTTTTGATGATGAGGATAAACCTTCTGGAGGAAATCCTTTCTTTTTCATAAAGGGAGTATTAGAGAATGATAAAGGATTCATTAAATTTAGAGATGAGTATTCAAAAGTTCCTTGGATATGGAATCCTGAAAAGAAAATAATGTACAGCTATGATGATGAAGAATCTATAAAGGAAAAATGTGATTATGTAATCAGGAAAGGACTGGGAGGAATAATGTTCTGGGAATTTACAGGAGACTACCCTCTAAAGGGGTATACCTTGACTTCAATTATATTTGAAAAGATGAGAGGTGGATAA
- a CDS encoding lysophospholipase — MIYSFKKGKPERGWILLVHGLGEHIGRYEEFINTLLNKNFGVIGFDLPGHGKSGGKRGDTSIEEVIEIINNLTENIENFIIFGHSLGGLIAIRYAQEYPEKIKAIIVSAPALYLKTDYITKVFAHIFVKIFPSLTIDNRLNLNYLSKNKIAIEKYRNDPLVHRKISLRLGISMIKNIDIAQKKAELISVPILFLIPSEDKIVPPIGSKELFNNIKISDKYYIEFPGGYHELFEDEEHSKKFYEEIYNFLISRSI; from the coding sequence ATGATATACTCTTTTAAAAAAGGAAAACCTGAAAGAGGATGGATTCTCTTAGTCCATGGCTTAGGAGAACATATTGGAAGATATGAAGAATTTATCAATACACTTTTAAATAAGAATTTCGGAGTTATAGGTTTTGACTTACCTGGTCATGGAAAAAGTGGCGGAAAAAGAGGAGACACATCTATTGAGGAAGTAATAGAAATTATTAATAATTTAACAGAAAACATAGAAAATTTTATTATTTTTGGACATAGTCTTGGAGGACTTATAGCTATCAGATATGCTCAAGAATATCCTGAAAAAATTAAAGCTATTATTGTCTCCGCTCCAGCTTTATATTTAAAAACAGATTATATAACAAAAGTTTTTGCTCATATTTTTGTTAAAATTTTTCCTTCGTTAACTATAGATAATAGATTAAATTTAAATTACCTTTCAAAAAACAAAATAGCTATAGAAAAATATAGAAATGACCCCTTAGTACATAGGAAGATTTCTTTGAGATTGGGAATTAGCATGATTAAAAATATAGACATAGCTCAAAAAAAAGCAGAGTTAATTTCTGTTCCTATTCTTTTTCTTATTCCATCAGAAGATAAAATTGTACCTCCTATAGGCTCGAAAGAACTTTTTAACAATATAAAAATATCAGACAAATATTATATAGAATTTCCGGGTGGATACCACGAATTATTTGAAGATGAGGAGCATTCTAAGAAATTTTACGAAGAAATTTATAACTTTTTAATTTCAAGATCAATATAG
- a CDS encoding ARMT1-like domain-containing protein, whose amino-acid sequence MKTRVECFPCFLNQVISAAKRILDDEEKKIFVVKESSKILPELSYENSPAYNTYLVLKRAYEILGNPDPYYEEKRKYNKIALNLYPVLKEIVKNSKDPLYTAIKIAISGNIIDLGILDISKLNLKDYIKEVLDIPLALDHFEHFKEEIKRAENIVYLLDNAGEIVFDKIFIEELKDKKIFGVVNTYPIINDALMEDALEVKLNEVCKVIESGTQIVGKIPELGSSEFKEIFNNADLIIAKGQGNYENLNDRDLNIFFLLKAKCEIIAKSFGVKYGDLILAYGPALKKKNYIDLEIKKL is encoded by the coding sequence ATGAAAACGAGAGTAGAGTGTTTTCCCTGTTTTTTGAATCAGGTGATATCAGCAGCAAAGAGAATCTTGGATGATGAAGAGAAGAAGATTTTTGTTGTAAAAGAATCTTCGAAAATCTTACCTGAATTATCTTATGAAAATAGTCCTGCATATAACACCTATCTTGTTTTGAAAAGAGCATATGAAATCTTAGGAAATCCTGATCCTTATTATGAAGAAAAAAGAAAATATAATAAAATAGCTTTAAATTTATATCCAGTATTAAAGGAAATCGTAAAAAATTCTAAGGATCCATTATATACTGCTATCAAGATTGCAATTTCAGGAAACATTATTGATCTTGGAATATTAGATATATCAAAATTAAATTTAAAAGATTATATTAAAGAGGTTTTAGATATTCCCTTAGCACTGGATCATTTTGAACATTTTAAAGAAGAAATAAAAAGAGCAGAAAATATAGTATATCTCCTGGACAACGCAGGCGAGATTGTATTTGATAAAATATTTATCGAAGAATTAAAAGATAAGAAAATTTTTGGAGTTGTAAATACTTATCCCATAATTAATGATGCTTTAATGGAAGATGCTTTAGAAGTAAAACTAAATGAAGTTTGTAAAGTTATAGAATCAGGGACTCAAATCGTTGGTAAAATTCCTGAATTGGGATCTTCCGAGTTCAAAGAAATTTTTAATAATGCAGATCTTATTATTGCAAAGGGACAAGGGAATTATGAGAATTTAAATGATAGAGACTTAAATATATTTTTTCTTTTGAAAGCAAAATGCGAAATTATTGCAAAGAGTTTTGGGGTTAAATATGGAGATTTAATTTTAGCTTATGGTCCTGCTCTCAAGAAAAAAAACTATATTGATCTTGAAATTAAAAAGTTATAA